GGTGGCGTACTCCTTGATGATCTGCTGCTTCACAGCGGGATCCAGGGCCATGGCAGGCCTCCTTCTCTGTGGTACCGCGAACACGGGCCGCGCACACCCCGCAGGGCGCACGACGGGGCCTCTCCACCGCGGACTGCAGCGAGGCCTGAGGGGTGATCCTATCAGCTGAGCCGGATTCATCCCTGCGGGGGAGGCCGATCTCCCCGGGCCGTCCCTAGTCTGTGTGCGTGACCACGACGCCTCCCCCGCCGCCGGCATCCCCGGCCGCCTTCCCCACGCCCGCCCCCTCCCCCGCGCCCTGGCCCGCACCGGCCTCCGCCCCCGCCGCGCCCCTGGACCTGCCGCTGATCGGCCACACCTACCCGGAGCTGATGCGCACGCCGCGCGCCCGCTGGTGGAACCCGCTGGCGTCCCTCGGGATGGTCGTGGCCGGCGTCACCGCGGTGTCGGTCCTGCTCCTGGTGCCCATGGCGCTCGTGCTGTTCGCCCAGCTGGATCCGGAGGAGCTGTGGTCCGAGGCCGGCCCCTCCGAGGCCGCCTTCGAGCTGGCGTTCTTCTCCGCGCCCATGGTGCTGCTCAACAACCTGCTGCTGGCCGCGCTGATCGGGGTGGCGCTGCTCGCCGTCCTGGTGGCGCACCCGGTGCAGGCCCGCTTCCTGCACTCCGTGGAGGGGCGGGTGCGCTGGCGCTGGCTGCTGCGCGCCCACCTGGTGCTGCTCCCGCTGTTCGTCGTGTACATCCTGGGGGCGTGGCTGCTCGACGGCGCCCGCGTCCTGCCCCGCGCCGAGGACTGGGTGTGGCTGCTGGTGATGGCCTTCCTGCTGACACCCTTCCAGGCCGCCGGCGAGGAGTACCTCTTCCGCGGCTGGGTGATGCTGGCGATCGGCGCATGGATCCGCCGCCCCGTGGTGACCGTGGCGGTCTCCGCCGTGGTGTCCGCCGTGGCCTTCGCCCTGGCCCACGGCTCTCTGGACCCGTGGATCCTCCTGGACCTGGCCGTCTTCGCGGTGGCCGCGGTGATCCTCACGTGGCGCACGGGCGGCCTCGAGGCGGCCGTGGCCCTGCACGTGGTGAACAACGTCGTGATCATCGTGTTCGGCTCGCTCACCGGCCTGGACAAGGAGAGCTACGTGACGGACTCCGCCCAGGGCGACCCGTTCGCCACGGCGCTCTCCGCGGCCGTGGTCACGCTCGCCACCGTGCTGCTGATCTGGCAGGCCAAGCGGGCCGGCGTCGAGCGCACGGTGCCCGCCGCGGTGGGCGCGCGCCCCTGAGCCCGCGTCAGGGCCGGGCGGCCCGCCACGCCACGGTCACATAGGGCAGGGCGATCCGCTCGTCCGCCCCGTGGCCGAGGTGCTCGTGGAGATACCAGGCCAGGTTCGCCGTCATCCGGGCGCGGACCTGCTCGTCCGCCCGCAGCCAGGACGCGCGGGAGGCCATGAGGGCGTGCAGCCCGGCCGGCGTCGTGGTGTCCTGCCACGACCAGGCGGCGTGCTCCTCCGTCCCGAAGGGCACGGCGAACCGGCGGCGCTCCGGGTGCACGGCGTGCACGTCCCCGGCGTGCATGATCCGGGTGAGCCGGTGCACCCACGGCACCGTGACGTCGAGCTGGTTCCACACCGCCGCCAGGCGTCCGCCCGGGCGCAGCACCCGGGCGGCCTCCGTGGACGCCGCCCGCGGGTCCATCCAGTGCCAGGCCTGGGCCGCCACCACGACGTCGGCGCCCGCCGCCGGCAGGCCGGTGGCCTCCCCCGTGCCGGGGACGGCGCGGACGCGGCCGCCGGAGCCGGCGACGACCTCGCGCTCCAGGACTGCGCGCATGGGCGAGGAGGGCTCCACCGCTGTCACCGTGCGCACCCGTTCGGCCGGGCACGCCGCCAGCAGGCGGGTGAACAACCCCGTCCCTGCGCCCGTCTCCACGACATCCCGGCCACGGTCGGACTCCCCGCCGGGCATCCCCGCGAGCACCCAGTCCACCGCCTCCGCGGGGTAGGACGGCCGGACGGCGTCGTAGTGCTCCCCCACGGCCGCCCCGCCGAGTCCGAACGCGTTGGGCGCGGCACGGTCCGGCCGGGCGGTGCGGCGCGGCAGGTTCGGGGTCGGCCGGTCCGGGGCGGGCTCAGGCACGGCCGGGCGGCTGCGGCGCGGCGTCCAGGATCGCGCGTGCCTGGTCCACGTCCTGATGCATCTGCGCGACCAGCTTCTCGACGCCCTCGTAGGCCACCATGCCGCGCAGGCGCGCCACGAACTCGACCTCGACCAGCTGGCCGTAGAGGTCGAAGTCCTCCACGCGCTCGACGGGGCGGTCGATCACGTGGGCCTCCACCACACGGGCCACGCCCTCGAACGTGGGGTTGGAGCCGATCGAGACGGCCGCCGGCCAGGCGGTCCCCTCGGCGTCGTGCAGCCAGCCGGCGTACACGCCGTCCGCGGGGATCATGCCCGCCACGTCCGTCTGGAGGTTGGCCGTGGGGAAGCCCAGCTCGCGGCCCCGGGCGAACCCGTGGACCACCTGGCCGGCCACCACGTGGTTGCGGCCGAGCACGTGGGCCGCCTGGGCCACCTCCCCGTCCGCCAGCAGCTCCCGGATCCAGGTCGAGGAGCAGCGGCGCGCGTCGCCGTCGCCGTCCTCCGCGGGCAGGTCGTCCACGGCGGCCACCGCGAAGCCGTGCTCCCGGCCGAGGCGGACCATCTCCGCGAAGTCGCCGGCGTTGTCCTTCCCGAACCGGACGTCCCGGCCCACCACCACGGCGCACGCCCGCAGGCCGCGCACGAACAGGGAGAGGACGAACTCCTCGGGCGTCTGCGCGGCGAAGTCCAGCGTGTAGCGCTGCAGGAACAGCGCGTCGATCCCGGTCTCGGCGAGGAACACCGCGCGCTGCTCGGGGCTGAGGATCTCCTCGTGCGGGGCGTCCGGCTGGTGCACCACCCGGGGGTGCGGGGTGAAGGTCACCGCCACGGACATGGCGTCCTCGGCCCGGGCGAGCTCCACCACGCGCCTCAGCACGGCCCGGTGCCCGCGGTGGACGCCGTCGAAGTTGCCGAGCGCCACGACGGTGCGGGGCAGGTCCGTCGGGACCTCCGTCATCGAGTTCCAGACCTGCATTCAGCGCTCCTCACGGGACGCGGCCGCGTCCGATCGATCCGGACGGTGCGCCAGCAGCCAGGCCAGGCCCACCAGCGGCAGCACGAGCGGCACGTACCCGTAGCCCGCGCCGAAGCGGGACCACACGGTCTCGTCCGCGAACAGTCCCGGGTCCAGGACGGTCCACAGGCCCACGCCCACGACGCCGGCCAGCTCCACCAGCACGGCCGCCAGGGCCACGCGCCACGCGCCGGGCCCCGAGCGGGCCAGGGACAGCGTGGCCACGACGTAGACCACCGCCGCGAACGCGGAGAGCAGGTACGCCACGGGGGCCACGTCGAACTGGCTGAGGATCTGGAACAGGCTGCGGGCGAACGCGGAGAGCGCGAACACGGCGTAGACCATCACGAGGATGCGGCCGAGCCCCTGGTTGCGCGCGGGGCGCGTCGGCGTCGCCGTCGTGCTGGATGCCATCGCGGACTCCTCTCCGTCCTGCCGGGCTGTCCGGCTCACCACTGTCCGTACCAGATGACCTGCATGCGGTGGAGCATGACCACCACCGTGGGGCCGACCACCGCGAGCACGAGGTTCGCCCACCGGGTCCTGTCCGAGGCCGCCCAGAGCACCGCGATCACCGGGACCACGAGCGCCGTGAGCACGTACCCCCAGAACTCCCACACGGGACCGTTCAGGGGGTCTCCCCCCAGCTGGCGGAACGCCCCCACCACACCGTAGACGAGCAGGAACAGCTCCACCGCCGCCACGGACACGATGGAGGCGTCCGCCGGGTGCGTGCGCAGCGCCGTCATGGCCAGGCACACCAGCAGCGAGAGGACCCCCACCGCGGTGCCGGCCCAGAACCAGGTGTCGAGGATCACGACGCCCCTCCCTTCCCCTCGCCCTCCGCGGGCGCGAACACCAGGTGCGGGCGGGCGACGTCCCGTCCTGCACGGCGGCCGTCCTGCAGGAGGGCCACCACGGTGCCGTCCGGAGCGCGGCCGGCCACGAGGTCCGCGGGGGCCTTCCCCGACGACGACGGCGCACCCTCGGCGGGCGCCGCGCCGCCGGTGCCGGTCGGCGCGATCGCGCGGCCGAAGGACAGCTCCCGGGCCTCGTCGGCGGTGAGCTCGCGGACCGGGAAGAGCCCCGCCGCGGCGTCGGAGAGCTCGGTCATCACGAAGCGCTCCGCCAGGGCGTCCAGGCCCACGGCGTCGGCCACGTCGAAGGGGCCCACGGCGGTGCGGCGCAGCGCCGTGAGGTGCCCGCCGGTGTCCAGGGCCTCGCCGAGGTCCCGGGCCAGGGCCCGGATGTACGTGCCGGAGGTGCAGCGGACGGTGACGTCCAGGTCGACGGTGCGGCCGTCGTCGAGCCGCCGGAAGTCCGCCACGTCGAAGGCGTGCACGGTGACCTCCCGGGGGGCCAGCTGCACGTCCTCGCCTGCGCGGACGCGGTCGTACGCCTTCCGCCCGCCCACCTTGACGGCGGACACGGCCGAGGGGACCTGGGAGATGGTGCCCGTCAGCGCGGCGACCTGCTCGGCCACCCGCTCGGGGGTGACGGCGTTCGCCAGGCGGGTGGCGATCACCTCGCCCTCGGCGTCGTCCGTGAGGGTGGACTGCCCCAGCCGGATGGTGGCCGTGTAGGCCTTGTCCGTGCCGGTGATGGCGGTGAGCAGGCGGGTGGCCTTGTTGACCCCCACCACGAGCAGACCCGTGGCCATGGGGTCGAGGGTGCCGGCGTGGCCGACCTTGCGGGTGCCGGCCAGCCTGCGGACCCGCCCGACGACGTCGTGCGAGGTCCACCCGGCCGGCTTGTCGACGAGGACGACCCCCGACGCCTCGGTGCCCGGGGCGTCGGGGGTCGGTCCGTGTGCGGTGCGTGCGGTCATGTCAGCCGTGCCTCACGCCTGCTCGTCGTCGTCCGACGTCCGGTAGGGGTCCGCCTCGCCGGCGTACTGGGCGCCCTCGCGGGCACGGGCCAGCTCGGCGTCCCGCTCCTTGGCGGCGCGCAGCACGTCCTCGAGGTGCGCGGCCGCCTCGGGGACGGTGTCGGGCACGAACTCGAGGGTCGGGACCAGGCGGATGGTGAGCCCACGGCCCACCTCGCGACGCAGCACGCCGCGGTTCTCCTGGATCGCCTCGTGGGCGGCGGCCACGGTGGCCTCGTCCCCGAGGACCGTGTAGTACACGCTCGCATGCTGCAGGTCGTTGGTCACGCGGACCTCCGTCACGGTGACGGGCTCCACGCGGTCGTCCTTCACGGCGCGCCGCAGCGCCTCCGCGACGAGGACCTTGATGCGCTGGGCCAGGCGGCCTGCGCGGGCCGGATCGGCCATGTCAGTCTCCTTCCGTGCCACGCTTCCGGGTCCGCGGGGCGGGGCGCCGTCACCGGCGCCCCGCCCCGTCGTCGGACGCTCAGGCGCGTGGCTTCTCCTGCATCTCGAAGGTCTCGATCACGTCGCCCTCC
This Micrococcus flavus DNA region includes the following protein-coding sequences:
- a CDS encoding CPBP family glutamic-type intramembrane protease, yielding MTTTPPPPPASPAAFPTPAPSPAPWPAPASAPAAPLDLPLIGHTYPELMRTPRARWWNPLASLGMVVAGVTAVSVLLLVPMALVLFAQLDPEELWSEAGPSEAAFELAFFSAPMVLLNNLLLAALIGVALLAVLVAHPVQARFLHSVEGRVRWRWLLRAHLVLLPLFVVYILGAWLLDGARVLPRAEDWVWLLVMAFLLTPFQAAGEEYLFRGWVMLAIGAWIRRPVVTVAVSAVVSAVAFALAHGSLDPWILLDLAVFAVAAVILTWRTGGLEAAVALHVVNNVVIIVFGSLTGLDKESYVTDSAQGDPFATALSAAVVTLATVLLIWQAKRAGVERTVPAAVGARP
- a CDS encoding class I SAM-dependent methyltransferase, with amino-acid sequence MPEPAPDRPTPNLPRRTARPDRAAPNAFGLGGAAVGEHYDAVRPSYPAEAVDWVLAGMPGGESDRGRDVVETGAGTGLFTRLLAACPAERVRTVTAVEPSSPMRAVLEREVVAGSGGRVRAVPGTGEATGLPAAGADVVVAAQAWHWMDPRAASTEAARVLRPGGRLAAVWNQLDVTVPWVHRLTRIMHAGDVHAVHPERRRFAVPFGTEEHAAWSWQDTTTPAGLHALMASRASWLRADEQVRARMTANLAWYLHEHLGHGADERIALPYVTVAWRAARP
- a CDS encoding bifunctional riboflavin kinase/FAD synthetase, whose translation is MQVWNSMTEVPTDLPRTVVALGNFDGVHRGHRAVLRRVVELARAEDAMSVAVTFTPHPRVVHQPDAPHEEILSPEQRAVFLAETGIDALFLQRYTLDFAAQTPEEFVLSLFVRGLRACAVVVGRDVRFGKDNAGDFAEMVRLGREHGFAVAAVDDLPAEDGDGDARRCSSTWIRELLADGEVAQAAHVLGRNHVVAGQVVHGFARGRELGFPTANLQTDVAGMIPADGVYAGWLHDAEGTAWPAAVSIGSNPTFEGVARVVEAHVIDRPVERVEDFDLYGQLVEVEFVARLRGMVAYEGVEKLVAQMHQDVDQARAILDAAPQPPGRA
- the truB gene encoding tRNA pseudouridine(55) synthase TruB — its product is MTARTAHGPTPDAPGTEASGVVLVDKPAGWTSHDVVGRVRRLAGTRKVGHAGTLDPMATGLLVVGVNKATRLLTAITGTDKAYTATIRLGQSTLTDDAEGEVIATRLANAVTPERVAEQVAALTGTISQVPSAVSAVKVGGRKAYDRVRAGEDVQLAPREVTVHAFDVADFRRLDDGRTVDLDVTVRCTSGTYIRALARDLGEALDTGGHLTALRRTAVGPFDVADAVGLDALAERFVMTELSDAAAGLFPVRELTADEARELSFGRAIAPTGTGGAAPAEGAPSSSGKAPADLVAGRAPDGTVVALLQDGRRAGRDVARPHLVFAPAEGEGKGGAS
- the rbfA gene encoding 30S ribosome-binding factor RbfA encodes the protein MADPARAGRLAQRIKVLVAEALRRAVKDDRVEPVTVTEVRVTNDLQHASVYYTVLGDEATVAAAHEAIQENRGVLRREVGRGLTIRLVPTLEFVPDTVPEAAAHLEDVLRAAKERDAELARAREGAQYAGEADPYRTSDDDEQA